The proteins below come from a single Asanoa ferruginea genomic window:
- a CDS encoding GtrA family protein, which yields MSVEPLRGRPARIVRAVLRLLPTPIRNQVLRHREMLKFLIVGGTCFLVTIAVNYALKLTILSNKPVTALTVATIVTTVLSYILNREWAFRTRGGRERRHEAALFFAVNAIAIGVNDVPLLIGRYVFDLRVPDVSLIVQEISDFGFGIVAGTLAAMAFRFWAYKKWVFPHPKVQLVAQDQGSRAA from the coding sequence ATGAGCGTCGAGCCACTGCGGGGAAGGCCCGCCCGGATCGTGCGGGCCGTGCTGCGGCTGCTGCCCACCCCGATTCGCAACCAGGTCCTGCGACACCGCGAGATGCTCAAGTTCCTGATCGTCGGTGGCACCTGCTTCCTGGTCACGATCGCGGTCAACTACGCGCTCAAGCTGACGATCCTGTCCAACAAGCCGGTCACGGCGCTCACGGTCGCGACGATCGTCACGACGGTGCTCTCCTACATCCTCAACCGCGAGTGGGCGTTCCGGACCCGGGGCGGCCGCGAACGCCGCCACGAGGCGGCGTTGTTCTTCGCGGTCAACGCGATCGCCATCGGCGTCAACGACGTGCCGCTGCTGATCGGCCGCTACGTGTTCGACCTGCGGGTCCCTGACGTGAGCCTGATCGTCCAGGAGATCAGCGACTTCGGCTTCGGGATCGTGGCGGGCACGCTGGCCGCGATGGCGTTCCGGTTCTGGGCCTACAAGAAGTGGGTCTTCCCGCACCCGAAGGTGCAACTGGTCGCCCAGGATCAAGGCTCCCGGGCCGCCTAG
- a CDS encoding elongation factor G produces the protein MHTVNIGILAHVDAGKTSLTERLLFDTGVIDRLGSVDSGTTQTDTGEIERRRGITIRSAVTAFRVGDRQVNLIDTPGHRDFMAEVERALGVLDGAVLVLSAVEGVQPHTRLLMRTCRALRLPTLLFVNKVDRTGARSETLLADIRRLLTPAIAPLGTVEGLGTAGARFIEGAADARSTDGGAADARSADGGAADARSTDGGAADARTADGGAARAPFADSWLPVLAEHDDTLLAAFVDDRPVPPAALRATLRAQTAAGLVHPLLFGSALSGTGVPALLDAIGDLLPPAPPAEPEPRARVFAITRGPGGAKVAYARSYGGALTARQRVQVFRAAPDGRVAAHRAQLTAVSVVGDPAAPALTAGYIAALHGLPTVRIGDQVGSPAGLVVDAHFPRPSLETVVRRRDGGEPSGLHAALLRMADEDPLIHTAVTASGESSVRLYGEVQKEVIASTLADAGILAEFAPSQLIHLERPTGVGTAVEIIGNGFFGTVGLRVEPGTGVEYGLEVELGSLPLAYHKAIEDSAVQALEQGLCGWPVTDVRVTLTHSGYWSPITVAGDFRDLTPHVLLLALAAAGTRVFEPCHHFEADIPAAALGPVTGALAHLGGRVDETLPTGETWRISGSIPARLVAEAQRRLPNLTNGEGLWTSTPAGDRPVEGRPPRRARTDGNPLDRVEYTRWLAQRDLAGSAGRR, from the coding sequence ATCGGGATTCTGGCGCATGTCGACGCCGGTAAGACGAGCCTGACCGAGCGACTGCTGTTCGACACCGGGGTCATCGACCGGCTCGGCAGCGTCGACTCGGGCACCACGCAGACCGACACCGGCGAGATCGAGCGCCGGCGTGGCATCACGATCCGTTCCGCGGTCACCGCGTTCCGGGTCGGCGACCGCCAGGTCAACCTCATCGACACACCCGGGCACCGCGACTTCATGGCCGAGGTCGAGCGGGCCCTCGGCGTGCTCGACGGCGCGGTGCTGGTGCTTTCCGCGGTCGAGGGCGTGCAGCCGCACACCCGGCTGCTGATGCGCACCTGCCGCGCCCTGCGCCTGCCCACGCTGCTGTTCGTCAACAAGGTCGACCGCACCGGCGCGCGCTCGGAAACGCTGCTGGCCGACATCCGCCGGCTGCTCACGCCCGCCATCGCACCGCTGGGGACCGTCGAGGGTCTCGGCACCGCGGGCGCCCGCTTCATCGAGGGTGCCGCCGACGCGCGCTCCACTGACGGCGGTGCCGCCGACGCGCGCTCCGCTGACGGCGGTGCCGCCGACGCGCGCTCCACTGACGGCGGTGCCGCCGACGCGCGCACGGCTGACGGCGGTGCCGCCCGTGCGCCGTTCGCCGATAGCTGGCTGCCGGTGCTGGCCGAGCACGACGACACGCTGCTGGCGGCCTTCGTCGATGACCGGCCGGTGCCTCCGGCGGCCTTGCGGGCAACCCTCCGCGCCCAGACTGCGGCCGGCCTGGTGCATCCACTGCTGTTCGGGTCGGCCCTGTCCGGCACCGGCGTGCCCGCGCTGCTCGACGCGATCGGTGACCTGCTCCCGCCGGCGCCGCCCGCCGAGCCGGAGCCGCGGGCCCGGGTCTTCGCGATCACCCGCGGTCCGGGCGGCGCCAAGGTGGCGTACGCCCGTTCCTATGGCGGCGCGCTCACCGCCCGGCAGCGGGTGCAGGTGTTCCGTGCCGCCCCCGATGGCCGCGTCGCGGCGCACCGGGCCCAACTGACGGCCGTCTCGGTGGTCGGTGACCCGGCGGCGCCGGCGCTGACCGCGGGCTACATCGCGGCGCTGCACGGCCTGCCCACCGTGCGGATCGGCGACCAGGTCGGCTCGCCGGCCGGCCTGGTGGTCGACGCGCACTTCCCGCGCCCGAGCCTGGAGACGGTCGTCCGCCGGCGCGACGGTGGCGAGCCGTCGGGGTTGCACGCCGCGCTGCTGCGAATGGCCGACGAGGACCCGCTGATCCACACCGCGGTGACCGCGTCGGGGGAAAGCAGCGTCCGCCTGTATGGCGAGGTGCAGAAGGAGGTAATCGCCTCGACGCTGGCCGACGCGGGCATCCTCGCCGAGTTCGCGCCGAGCCAATTGATCCACCTGGAACGCCCGACCGGCGTCGGCACCGCGGTGGAGATCATCGGCAACGGCTTCTTCGGCACGGTCGGCCTGCGCGTCGAACCCGGCACCGGCGTCGAATACGGCCTGGAGGTCGAACTCGGCTCGCTGCCGCTGGCCTACCACAAGGCGATCGAGGACTCGGCCGTGCAGGCGCTGGAGCAGGGCCTGTGCGGCTGGCCGGTGACCGACGTGCGGGTGACGCTGACGCACAGCGGCTACTGGTCACCGATCACGGTGGCCGGCGACTTCCGCGACCTGACCCCACACGTGCTGCTGCTGGCACTGGCGGCGGCCGGCACCCGGGTCTTCGAGCCCTGTCACCATTTCGAGGCCGACATCCCGGCAGCCGCGCTCGGCCCGGTGACCGGCGCCCTGGCCCACCTCGGCGGCCGCGTCGACGAGACCCTGCCGACCGGGGAAACGTGGCGGATCAGCGGCTCGATCCCGGCCAGGTTGGTCGCCGAGGCGCAACGCCGCCTGCCCAACCTGACCAACGGCGAGGGCCTGTGGACCTCGACCCCGGCCGGCGACCGCCCGGTCGAGGGCCGCCCACCGCGCCGGGCCCGCACCGACGGCAATCCACTCGACCGCGTGGAATACACCCGCTGGCTGGCCCAACGCGACCTGGCCGGGAGTGCCGGCCGGCGCTAG